In the Roseibium sp. HPY-6 genome, one interval contains:
- the leuC gene encoding 3-isopropylmalate dehydratase large subunit → MTAPRTLLDRLWSAHEIVRRDDGSSLLWVDRHLVHEGSHHAFAKIEARGLAVAEPDQTFAVVDHYAPTRGRELISNPKIKYMVDTLRKNARKHRIRLFDLDDPGQGIVHVVGPEQGLTLPGLLINCGDSHTSTHGAFGALAFGIGATEVAHILTTQTIWQKKPAAMRLQIDGNLGPGVSAKDIALNWIATLGADGAQGHAIEYTGSAVRALSMEGRMTLCNLSIEGGARFGLIAPDETTFSYLEGRAHAPHGPSWNAALEDWSMLRSDDAAHFDRGIRLDADDIAPIVTWGTSPEQAIPVTSTIPDPTLLANGRAEAVRDALDYMSLDAGRPIEGTPVDQVFVGSCTNGRIEDLRTAAAVLSGRKAKVPGLVSPGSALVKAQAEQEGLDRIFVEAGLEWAGSGCSMCVGMNGDLVAPGKRCASSTNRNFRGRQGPGARTHLMSPAMVAAAAVTGTITDVRPLLKGRIG, encoded by the coding sequence ATGACCGCGCCAAGAACACTTCTGGACAGGCTTTGGTCCGCGCATGAAATTGTCAGGCGCGACGACGGCTCGTCCCTCTTGTGGGTCGACCGTCATCTGGTCCATGAGGGCTCGCATCACGCGTTCGCCAAGATTGAGGCGCGGGGCCTCGCCGTTGCCGAGCCCGATCAGACATTTGCGGTGGTCGATCACTATGCGCCGACCCGCGGCCGTGAGCTGATTTCGAATCCGAAAATAAAGTACATGGTCGACACGCTGCGCAAGAATGCGCGCAAACACCGGATTCGGTTGTTCGATCTGGATGATCCGGGGCAGGGGATCGTTCACGTGGTCGGGCCCGAACAAGGCCTGACGCTTCCCGGCCTTTTGATCAATTGCGGCGACAGTCATACCTCTACGCACGGTGCGTTTGGTGCACTCGCCTTCGGCATTGGCGCGACGGAAGTCGCCCACATCCTTACCACACAAACGATCTGGCAGAAGAAGCCGGCGGCCATGCGCCTGCAGATAGATGGCAATCTCGGGCCAGGCGTTAGCGCAAAGGACATCGCGCTCAACTGGATCGCGACACTTGGTGCCGACGGGGCGCAAGGACATGCCATTGAATATACCGGCAGTGCCGTACGTGCGCTTTCCATGGAAGGCCGCATGACCCTTTGCAATCTGTCGATCGAAGGCGGTGCGCGCTTCGGATTGATTGCACCCGACGAGACCACCTTTTCCTATCTGGAAGGCCGGGCCCATGCTCCCCACGGCCCTTCATGGAACGCCGCGCTGGAAGACTGGTCCATGTTGCGCTCCGATGACGCGGCACATTTCGACAGGGGAATCCGGCTCGACGCGGACGACATCGCCCCGATCGTCACCTGGGGCACCAGCCCCGAGCAGGCGATCCCGGTTACATCCACGATACCCGACCCGACATTGCTCGCGAACGGCAGGGCGGAAGCCGTGCGGGACGCGCTCGACTACATGAGCCTCGACGCGGGCCGCCCTATCGAAGGAACACCTGTCGATCAGGTGTTCGTCGGGTCCTGCACGAATGGGCGGATTGAAGACCTTCGCACCGCGGCGGCAGTTCTCAGTGGCCGAAAGGCCAAGGTTCCCGGCCTGGTGTCGCCGGGATCGGCCTTGGTGAAGGCACAGGCCGAGCAGGAAGGCCTTGACCGCATCTTTGTGGAGGCGGGACTGGAATGGGCCGGCTCCGGATGTTCCATGTGTGTTGGCATGAACGGTGACCTGGTAGCGCCCGGAAAACGCTGCGCGTCTTCAACCAACCGGAACTTCCGCGGTCGTCAGGGCCCTGGAGCCCGCACTCATCTGATGTCACCGGCAATGGTTGCCGCCGCGGCTGTTACCGGCACGATCACCGACGTTCGGCCTCTTCTCAAGGGGCGGATTGGGTAA
- the leuD gene encoding 3-isopropylmalate dehydratase small subunit: MPGWNNHSGHAVALPIHNIDTDQLIPSRFMSTPRSAGYGRFLLHDLRKDAAGEDHPHFPLNRHGHASVVVAGRNFGSGSSREAAVYALVDAGIRAIFAPSFGDIFAGNAVNNGLLPARISEENYGLLIRILGEGAEQAAVSLENGMLSLGETEVSFSLDPSWRTKLINGWDDIDQTLQHVAEIERHKTSWNQNAPWARPAAEAQRS; encoded by the coding sequence ATGCCGGGCTGGAACAATCATAGCGGACATGCGGTGGCGTTGCCGATCCATAATATCGATACGGATCAGCTTATTCCGTCCCGCTTCATGTCGACGCCGCGCAGTGCGGGGTATGGCCGGTTTCTTCTGCATGATCTGCGCAAAGATGCCGCTGGCGAAGATCATCCGCACTTTCCCCTGAACCGCCACGGGCATGCCAGCGTTGTTGTCGCCGGCCGCAACTTTGGAAGCGGTTCGTCGCGGGAAGCAGCAGTCTACGCACTGGTTGATGCCGGTATTCGGGCGATATTCGCCCCGAGCTTCGGAGACATATTCGCGGGCAATGCCGTCAATAACGGACTGCTCCCCGCGCGCATATCCGAAGAAAATTACGGTCTTCTGATCCGGATACTGGGAGAAGGTGCGGAACAGGCAGCCGTCTCCCTTGAGAACGGAATGCTCAGCCTCGGAGAGACCGAGGTTTCTTTTTCGCTCGATCCGAGTTGGCGCACCAAGCTCATCAACGGCTGGGACGATATCGATCAGACTTTGCAGCATGTGGCGGAGATTGAACGTCACAAGACGTCGTGGAACCAGAATGCGCCATGGGCCCGGCCTGCGGCGGAAGCACAACGCTCTTGA